The Apis mellifera strain DH4 linkage group LG8, Amel_HAv3.1, whole genome shotgun sequence genome contains a region encoding:
- the LOC411775 gene encoding exocyst complex component 8 has translation MANSLAKVFATEDFNPEKFVKELSAQCVGADELRQQRAKIQELANNTSAQLKRNVYQNYMQFIETAKEISHLESEMYQLSQLLSEQRSLLSTLGSTRTTGVTFEDLSESQLENINDSTIKEEEQKQKLMQLLENVEGAMSLAEIPGRICLHEGSLLELDPLEGTPLKRVHAYLFTDILMIASWLANGNRRGPPKYKMQAVYNLESLAIVNVRDLGTVKLAFKLLAFSDTRVFQCATATSKKEWLDKCEQAKRMKLIEDNPNEISENNKCSKEEKITMPSRSMSLDSNTLGIDDEDTEYHEPPPEWILEVAEDLDSCIAQRHFEEAYSLLEKAKTYLKDAQITPLLLEIQLKVNDRGKSLIEVLTKELELSAEAKSLQGGGLRSARRVVKLLIQLNRNAQACQLYLRLCSAMLKARLKRVKREGAIAPYVKQLSAIAFSNIVEITKEFLKLFPQSTNCTSGLVLWCSQEVKYLTTHLTKQLFIPQVSLSILVECIVCVRSHCDQLTQLGMDFRYQLDGQLRSPLAKAIQDTGEKYIDTVKEYIAKDTWRPTNLESCKNVQKFLLEFDDLGISVPSSYITNDCWIALTDNTLTFSKIYVSLLEDCLSVATPELMAIIDSVLISVMRIQVQHIIVSLTNPRLKQEKQLVHDNASYIRDILIMRGLELYKSTTNQVFKKLLALKEQIVFDLSPSKPKPAPRTSVPKYSTTEYI, from the exons atggcTAACAGTTTAGCAAAAGTTTTTGCAACTGAAGATTTTAATCCTGAAAAAT TTGTAAAAGAACTTAGCGCACAATGTGTTGGAGCAGATGAATTAAGACAACAAAGAGCTAAAATTCAAGAACTTGCAAATAATACTTCTGCACAATTAAAACGTaatgtttatcaaaattatatgcaatttATAGAAACTGCCAAGGAAATTTCACATTTAGAAAGTGAAATGTATCAGTTATCTCAATTACTCAGTGAACAACGTTCATTGTTAAGTACATTAGGATCTACCAGAACTACTGGTGTTACTTTTGAAGATTTATCTGAATcccaattagaaaatattaatgattctactattaaagaagaagaacaaaaacaaaaattaatgcaattacTTGAAAATGTAGAAGGTGCTATG agTTTAGCAGAAATACCTGGTCGTATATGTTTACATGAAGGATCTTTGTTAGAATTAGATCCATTAGAGGGGACACCATTAAAAAGAGTTCatgcatatttatttactgatattttaatgattgctTCTTGGTTAGCAAATGGAAATAGAAGAGGACcaccaaaatataaaatgcaagCTGTTTATAATCTTGAAAGTTTGGCAATTGTTAATGTTAGAGATCTTGGAACAGTAAAATTAGCATTCAAACTTTTAGCATTCTCTGATACTAGGGTATTTCAATGTGCAACTGCAACAAGTAAA AAAGAATGGTTAGATAAATGTGAACAAGCAAAAAGAATGAAGTTGATTGAAGATAATCCAAATGAGAtatcagaaaataataaatgttcaaaagaagaaaaaataacgatGCCTTCTCGGTCGATGTCACTCGATTCGAATACTCTCG gtatAGATGATGAAGATACAGAATATCATGAACCACCACCAGAATGGATATTAGAGGTGGCAGAAGATTTAGATTCTTGCATAGCACAACGTCATTTTGAGGAAGCTTATAGTCTTTTAGAAAAAGCAAAAACCTATTTAAAAGATGCACAAATAACACCACTTTTATTAGAAATCCAGTTAAAAGTAAATGATAGAGGAAAATCATTAATTGAAGTTTTAACAAAAGAACTTGAATTAAGTGCAGAAGCGAAATCATTGCAAGGTGGTGGTTTAAGAAGTGCGCGTCGCGTAGTAAAACTATTGatacaattaaatagaaatgctCAAGCCTGTCAATTATATTTGCGGCTATGTAGTGCTATGTTAAAAGCACGTTTAAAACGAGTTAAAAGAGAAGGAGCTATTGCACCTTATGTGAAGCAACTTAGTGCAATTGCTTTTAGTAATATTGTTGAAAtcacaaaagaatttttaaaacttttcccACAGTCAACAAATTGTACATCTG gtTTGGTACTTTGGTGTAGTCaagaagtaaaatatttaacaacacATTTAACTAAACAACTTTTTATTCCACAAGTATCTCTAAGCATTTTAGTAGAATGTATTGTTTGTGTTCGAAGTCACTGCGATCAG ttAACGCAATTAGGAATGGATTTTCGTTATCAATTGGATGGTCAACTCAGATCCCCATTAGCAAAAGCTATACAAGATAcaggtgaaaaatatattgatactgTGAAAGAATATATAGCAAAAGATACGTGGCGGCCAACTAATTTAGAAAGTTGCAAAAAcgttcaaaaatttctattagaaTTTGATGATCTTGGAATATCTGTTCCATCATCttatataacaaatgattGTTGGATTGCATTAACTGATAATACcttaactttttcaaaaatttatgtaagtCTACTAGAAGATTGTCTTAGCGTTGCTACACCTGAATTAATGGCAATAATAGATTCAGTTTTAATATCAGTTATGCGAATTCAAGTGCAACATATAATAGTATCACTTACAAATCCAAGATTAAAGCAAGAG AAACAATTGGTGCATGATAATGCTTCATATATccgagatattttaattatgcggGGATTAGAGTTGTATAAATCAACAACAAATCaagtttttaagaaattgttaGCTTTAAAAGAGCAAATTGTATTCGATTTATCTCCAAGTAAACCAAAACCTGCTCCTAGGACTTCTGTACCTAAGTATTCTACtacagaatatatttaa
- the LOC411774 gene encoding protein SMG9, with protein sequence MNVQKMMPITSKDSDVKDSDSRGTIKVIDRPTFILKTREGENRAVSPNQRNGGNKKEGDASSNVSSKIQDPVRTVLPTCLEMTSCVKFMDENMQLCEYPLEFLYDQQDFLVVGCLGAQGVGKSTIMSLLTCNIATGIFPIQDTSHHESGANCTIGIDFFVTKNRVIYLDTQPILSGSTIDYSTTYDQKKPTTDFINIETNLELQSSQFAAFLFSVCHVIIFVQDWFVDPNLVRFLQTAEMLKPSSTSNMDQDYVEYYPHIVFLHNKAELQDFTPHNMEKVKEFYTKLFSSSRLQIHSGLDMSNHSMEAGLNLFFIPRITNEEEFTMRQNGKKLIEKLKTKIHGVNRNSMTPSTLTEKNWYHYVSKVMEAIKKSHLSSEYGRLMP encoded by the exons ATGAATGTACAAAAAATGATGCCAATTACATCTAAAGATTCAGACGTGAAAGACAGCGATAGCAGAGGCACAATTAAAGTTATAGATCGCCCgacatttatattgaaaaccaGAGAAGGTGAAAATAGAGCTGTGTCTCCAAATCAACGTAATGGTGGTAACAA aaaagaagGTGATGCATCTTCCAATGTTTCATCAAAAATACAAGATc CTGTTCGCACTGTATTACCAACTTGTCTTGAAATGACAAGTTGTGTAAAATTTATGGATGAAAATATGCAACTTTGTGAATATCCTCTTGAATTCTTGTATGATCAACAAGATTTTTTAGTTGTAGGATGTTTAGGAGCTCAAGGTGTAGGAAAATCAACTATAATGTCTCTTTTAACATGTAACATTGC gactggtatttttccaattcaagATACATCACATCATGAAAGTGGTGCAAATTGTACTATTggtattgatttttttgtaacaaaaaatcgtgtaatatatttagatacacAACCTATATTGTCTGGATCTACAATAGATTATTCAACAACTTATGATCAAAAAAAGCCTACAAcagactttataaatatagaaactaATTTAGAGTTACAGTCTTCACAATTTGcagcatttcttttttcagtttgtcatgttattatatttgtacaagATTGGTTCGTAGATCCAAATTTAGTTAG atTTTTACAAACTGCAGAAATGTTAAAACCATCTTCAACTAGTAATATGGACCAAGATTATGTTGAATATTATCcacatattgtatttttacataataaagcTGAATTACAAGATTTTACTCCTCATAATATGGAAAAAGTAAag GAATTTTATACTAAATTATTCTCCAGTTCTAGATTACAAATTCATAGTGGTTTGGATATGAGTAATCATTCTATGGAGGCaggattaaatttgttttttataccTCGTATTACAAATGAAG aaGAATTTACAATGCGTCAaaacggaaaaaaattaatagaaaagctaaaaacaaaaatacatgGTGTTAACAGAAATTCAATGACACCATCTACtttaacagaaaaaaattg GTACCATTACGTTTCAAAAGTAATGGAAGCGATTAAAAAGAGTCATCTTTCTTCCGAATATGGAAGATTAATgccataa
- the LOC409197 gene encoding protein Dr1, producing MASATISPTEDDELTLPRASINKMIKEILPHVRVANESRELILNCCTEFIHLLSSEANEICNQQQKKTINAEHVLQALEKLGFGDYSAEAEAVLRDCKAVAAKRRRQSTRLENLGIPEEELLRQQQELFAKAREEQAVAEQQQWQQLQAVAQMASMQQVDSEQEDYS from the coding sequence ATGGCCTCGGCTACTATATCACCAACCGAAGATGATGAATTGACCTTACCTCGTgcatcgattaataaaatgatcaaGGAAATTTTACCACATGTACGTGTAGCGAATGAATCccgagaattaatattaaattgttgtacagaatttattcatttactttCTTCTGAAGCAAATGAAATTTGTAATCAACAACAGAAGAAAACTATAAATGCTGAACATGTTCTTCAAGCACTCGAAAAACTTGGATTTGGAGATTATAGTGCAGAAGCGGAAGCAGTTTTGCGAGATTGTAAGGCTGTCGCAGCTAAACGAAGACGTCAAAGCACTAGATTAGAAAATTTGGGAATTCCAGAAGAAGAACTTCTTAGACAGCAGCaagaattatttgcaaaagCAAGAGAAGAACAAGCAGTAGCAGAACAACAGCAATGGCAACAATTACAAGCAGTTGCACAAATGGCTTCAATGCAACAAGTCGATAGCGAACAAGAAGATTATTCGTAA
- the LOC725670 gene encoding mast/stem cell growth factor receptor Kit isoform X1: MLVRIQFILIYSILILFYLCDGKYVTNTNEYVGTVRNLSVEVLKDPKYIGKQDAYKFLKLNISWLPPNTFRQPSSYSIIITGIPSIEEKTNIIKCSEGSLFYILKQTQDKKFNVLLPEYSNLDDIPDLYIKPDCSYKVQVLANPRTKYITNIPEVLYTVPKCINNSCNCINAKRTLPIPKVNISQRGNQIVINWSTTFNTANIQFYIIKIGIPLFISRKGLPVYNVTKIGQIPVNKTMFLYDLKINNQNIQIKNDYKIIISAVNYYGCFGPEETFIINFTSSNIKIWFILIGVIISCILIGILSFILYHNYNFFMMKQKIRTISKCKWTETILQQHNILYIKHESKEKHIEQTNKLNESFESVKLIRKLGIGQFGKVYLGHLNDKNNSLVAVKMSQQMDLSIDSETRQQFIQEIEIMIMAGNHPHLVSLIGYCIKPNHPICILLEYMKGGDLLTYLHNQRNQQNKQMIYHDQNILQDLCETYVSKTLYTNICSTILNKTNSYRSKQYINITNNYKEKVKNENESWIGKMERHQFLKFAKEIAMGMEHLEAKGITHRDLAARNILLTEDLTVKISDFGLSRNGVYVIKNTEEKTHHLPIRWMSPEALYNRAFSSKSDVWSFGIVLWEISTLGGFPYCNIQDDHLLHYIVHKNGRLEQPDNVPSSIYKLMHSCWATEPQNRPNFTQLLSKLQILIASLDNTFLTISNPCYALSLSEKTFI; the protein is encoded by the exons atgttagtaagaattcaatttatactGATATATAGTATACTCATTTTATTCTACTTATGTGATGGAAAATATGTAACAAACACGAACGAATATGTTGGTACTGTGCGGAATTTAAGCGTGGAAGTTTTAAAAGATCCAAAATATATAGGAAAACAAgatgcatataaatttttaaaattgaatatatcttGGTTGCCACCAAATACTTTTAGGCAACCTTCTTCTTATag TATTATAATCACAGGCATACCatcaatagaagaaaaaacaaatatcataaaatgttCAGAAGGatcacttttttatatattgaaacaaacacaagacaaaaaatttaatgtattattaccTGAATACAGTAACTTAGATGATATACcagatctatatataaaacctGATTGTTCTTACAAAGTACAAGTTCTTGCTAATCCAAGAACAAAATACATAACAAATATTCCtgaa gTTTTATATACAGTTCctaaatgcataaataattcatgtaATTGTATCAATGCCAAAAGAACACTACCTATtccaaaagtaaatatatctcAAAGAGGAAAtcaaatagttataaattgGAGTACAACTTTTAATACAgctaatattcaattttatataatcaa gaTAGGTATACCTCTTTTCATATCAAGGAAAGGGCTACCTGTTTataatgtaacaaaaataGGACAAATACCTGTAAATAAAACTATGTTTTTATATgacttaaaaattaacaatcaaaacatacaaattaaaaatgattataaaataataattagtgcTGTCAATTATTATGGATGCTTTGGACCagaagaaacttttattataaattttacatcatcaaatattaaaatt tggTTTATATTGATTGGAGTAATAATCAGTTGTATtctaattggaattttaagttttatattatatcataattataatttttttatgatgaagCAAAAAATACGTACAATTTCAAAATGCAAATGGACAGAAACAATACTTCAACAGCATaacattttgtatatcaaaCATGAATCTAaa gaAAAACATATAGAACAGACAAATAAGTTAAATGAGTCATTTGAAAGTGTAAAATTAATACGTAAATTGGGTATTGGGCAATTTGGAAAAGTATATCTTGGTcatttgaatgataaaaataatagtttagtTGCAGTAAAAATGTCTCAACAAATGGATCTATCTATTGACTCTGAAACACGTCAACaatttattcaagaaattgaaataatgataatggcTGGAAATCATCCTCATTTAGTAAGCCTCATAGGTTATTGCATTAAACCTAATCATCCTATATGTATTTTGCTTGAATATATGAAAGGTGGAGATTTATTAACTTACTTACATAATCAAAGGAATcaacaaaataaacaaatgatttatcatgatcaaaatattttacaagattTATGTGAAACTTATGTTTCAAAaa ctttatatactaatatatgtTCCActatattaaacaaaacaaatagTTATAGatctaaacaatatataaatattactaacaattataaagaaaaagtaaaaaatgaaaatgaaagttgGATTGGTAAAATGGAAAgacatcaatttttaaaatttgctaaagaaaTTGCTATGGGTATGGAACATTTGGAAGCTAAAGGAATTACTCATCGAGATCTTGCAGCAAGGAATATTCTCCTTACTGAAGATTTAACTGTGaag ATTTCTGATTTTGGACTTTCAAGAAATGgtgtatatgtaataaaaaatacagagGAAAAAACACATCATCTTCCAATAAGATGGATGTCTCCTGAAGCTTTATATAATAGAGCTTTCTCTTCAAAAAGTGATGTATGGTCTTTTGGGATAGTACTTTGGGAAATTAGTACATTAGGTGGTTTTCCTTATTGTAACATACAAGATGatcatttattacattatattgttCATAAAAATGGTCGTTTGGAACAACCAGATAATGTTCCTtcaagtatttataaattaatgcatTCTTGTTGGGCTACAGAACCTCAGAACAGACCAAATTTTACACAACTACTttctaaattacaaattttaattgcatctttagataatacttttttgacaATATCTAATCCTTGTTATGCATTATCACTTTcagaaaaaacttttatctaa
- the LOC725670 gene encoding mast/stem cell growth factor receptor Kit isoform X2, whose product MLVRIQFILIYSILILFYLCDGKYVTNTNEYVGTVRNLSVEVLKDPKYIGKQDAYKFLKLNISWLPPNTFRQPSSYRIGIPLFISRKGLPVYNVTKIGQIPVNKTMFLYDLKINNQNIQIKNDYKIIISAVNYYGCFGPEETFIINFTSSNIKIWFILIGVIISCILIGILSFILYHNYNFFMMKQKIRTISKCKWTETILQQHNILYIKHESKEKHIEQTNKLNESFESVKLIRKLGIGQFGKVYLGHLNDKNNSLVAVKMSQQMDLSIDSETRQQFIQEIEIMIMAGNHPHLVSLIGYCIKPNHPICILLEYMKGGDLLTYLHNQRNQQNKQMIYHDQNILQDLCETYVSKTLYTNICSTILNKTNSYRSKQYINITNNYKEKVKNENESWIGKMERHQFLKFAKEIAMGMEHLEAKGITHRDLAARNILLTEDLTVKISDFGLSRNGVYVIKNTEEKTHHLPIRWMSPEALYNRAFSSKSDVWSFGIVLWEISTLGGFPYCNIQDDHLLHYIVHKNGRLEQPDNVPSSIYKLMHSCWATEPQNRPNFTQLLSKLQILIASLDNTFLTISNPCYALSLSEKTFI is encoded by the exons atgttagtaagaattcaatttatactGATATATAGTATACTCATTTTATTCTACTTATGTGATGGAAAATATGTAACAAACACGAACGAATATGTTGGTACTGTGCGGAATTTAAGCGTGGAAGTTTTAAAAGATCCAAAATATATAGGAAAACAAgatgcatataaatttttaaaattgaatatatcttGGTTGCCACCAAATACTTTTAGGCAACCTTCTTCTTATag gaTAGGTATACCTCTTTTCATATCAAGGAAAGGGCTACCTGTTTataatgtaacaaaaataGGACAAATACCTGTAAATAAAACTATGTTTTTATATgacttaaaaattaacaatcaaaacatacaaattaaaaatgattataaaataataattagtgcTGTCAATTATTATGGATGCTTTGGACCagaagaaacttttattataaattttacatcatcaaatattaaaatt tggTTTATATTGATTGGAGTAATAATCAGTTGTATtctaattggaattttaagttttatattatatcataattataatttttttatgatgaagCAAAAAATACGTACAATTTCAAAATGCAAATGGACAGAAACAATACTTCAACAGCATaacattttgtatatcaaaCATGAATCTAaa gaAAAACATATAGAACAGACAAATAAGTTAAATGAGTCATTTGAAAGTGTAAAATTAATACGTAAATTGGGTATTGGGCAATTTGGAAAAGTATATCTTGGTcatttgaatgataaaaataatagtttagtTGCAGTAAAAATGTCTCAACAAATGGATCTATCTATTGACTCTGAAACACGTCAACaatttattcaagaaattgaaataatgataatggcTGGAAATCATCCTCATTTAGTAAGCCTCATAGGTTATTGCATTAAACCTAATCATCCTATATGTATTTTGCTTGAATATATGAAAGGTGGAGATTTATTAACTTACTTACATAATCAAAGGAATcaacaaaataaacaaatgatttatcatgatcaaaatattttacaagattTATGTGAAACTTATGTTTCAAAaa ctttatatactaatatatgtTCCActatattaaacaaaacaaatagTTATAGatctaaacaatatataaatattactaacaattataaagaaaaagtaaaaaatgaaaatgaaagttgGATTGGTAAAATGGAAAgacatcaatttttaaaatttgctaaagaaaTTGCTATGGGTATGGAACATTTGGAAGCTAAAGGAATTACTCATCGAGATCTTGCAGCAAGGAATATTCTCCTTACTGAAGATTTAACTGTGaag ATTTCTGATTTTGGACTTTCAAGAAATGgtgtatatgtaataaaaaatacagagGAAAAAACACATCATCTTCCAATAAGATGGATGTCTCCTGAAGCTTTATATAATAGAGCTTTCTCTTCAAAAAGTGATGTATGGTCTTTTGGGATAGTACTTTGGGAAATTAGTACATTAGGTGGTTTTCCTTATTGTAACATACAAGATGatcatttattacattatattgttCATAAAAATGGTCGTTTGGAACAACCAGATAATGTTCCTtcaagtatttataaattaatgcatTCTTGTTGGGCTACAGAACCTCAGAACAGACCAAATTTTACACAACTACTttctaaattacaaattttaattgcatctttagataatacttttttgacaATATCTAATCCTTGTTATGCATTATCACTTTcagaaaaaacttttatctaa
- the LOC413664 gene encoding GPI transamidase component PIG-S isoform X2, with product MNEEIMDTIGYDTAIDEKYRVYASISFAVLLLGIGVPLWWHTTAVPRVPLPYDGIEQLSNLEINIKTKLIILALSRDRAELLVHDIKEAFKNASICQVEIIYRVISNTFAFTHHQLEKIASNFDVDVGQLLLFETTNLNNAVLVGSERTIYFSTETTSSTLIQILSEWMLHENSLALTKNALTEPTLYSLDEKNRRRFPASSAYDILITVVNPDPEKLKIDWNLREMVEEYVEPFLDEVSILSNFSVKSQWLYLLPLDVTPKRVPDSSPLGRHFALSEDVLPQLITPLEKKLASQVSLRSTINFVIYVVPCDNAPLYIYTRSGHRSKINANVEAFLSPRWGGVILINPPVETCMTVKSDELVTIVPEQTIVVGTFLTQLKLLLGIPEPKFLNGVTIVPLPGLKLHNWEVDALLRVRTIEQLTSAKLTLQSLARLLQEIGNIVITDIVGNRIKTALSLVEKSAQQLTQGDLATGFLLSKEAFITAEAAFSDPTLFALLYFPADQKYAVYTPLFLPTMVPVLLSLKSIYRYYFVRK from the exons atgaatgaagaaataatgGACACTATAGGTTACGATACGGCTATAGATG AAAAGTATAGAGTTTACGCGAGTATATCCTTTGCTGTACTGTTATTGGGCATCGGAGTTCCTCTTTGGTGGCATACTACTGCAGTTCCGCGTGTACCTCTTCCTTATGATGGAATTGAGCAACTTTCCAACTTAGAAATCAACATTAAAACAAAACTCATCATACTAGCTCTTTCTCGAGATCGTGCTGAATTGTTGGTTCACGATATAAAAGAAGCTTTCAAAAATGCCA GTATCTGTCAAGTAGAGATCATTTATCGTGTAATATCCAATACTTTCGCATTTACGCATCATCAACTGGAGAAGATAGCGTCCAATTTTGATGTTGACGTAGGGCAACTTTTACTCTTTGAAACAACTAACTTGAATAATGCAGTTCTCGTCGGTTCGGAAagaactatttatttttctaccgAAACCA CCTCTTCCACTTTGATACAGATATTATCGGAATGGATGTTGCACGAAAATTCGTTGGCTTTAACAAAGAATGCGCTCACCGAACCGACCCTTTATAGCTTAGATGAGAAGAATAGAAGAAGATTTCCTGCTAGTTCGGCATACGATATATTGATCACTGTAGTTAATCCTGATCCAGAGAAATTGAAGATTGATTGGAATCTTCGCGAGATGGTCGAAG aGTATGTCGAACCCTTTCTCGATGAGGTTTCAATCTTGAGTAATTTTTCGGTGAAATCGCAGTGGTTGTATTTGTTACCTTTGGACGTGACTCCGAAACGTGTACCTGATAGTAGTCCGTTAGGTAGACACTTTGCATTGTCGGAAGACGTTTTGCCACAACTAATCACGCCgttggaaaagaaattag ccTCGCAAGTTAGTCTTCGATCAACTATCAATTTCGTCATCTATGTTGTTCCTTGCGATAATGCTCCATTGTATATTTACACACGTTCTGGtcatcgatcaaaaattaacGCTAACGTTGAAGCATTTCTTTCTCCAAG GTGGGGTGgtgtaatattaatcaatccaCCCGTGGAAACTTGTATGACTGTGAAATCTGATGAATTAGTTACCATTGTTCCTGAACAGACTATAGTTGTTGGAACATTTCTTACGCAATTGAAACTTCTCTTAGGTATTCCCGAGCCG aaatttttgaatggtGTTACCATTGTTCCTTTACCAGGATTGAAACTACATAATTGGGAAGTTGATGCATTGCTACGTGTACGCACGATTGAGCAATTAACATCAGCAAAATTGACCTTGCAATCACTTGCTCGACTTCTTCAAGAAATTGGTAACATTGTGATCACAGATATTGtaggaaatagaataaaaacgGCCTTGAGTTTAGTGGAAAAATCAGCTCAACAATTAACACAGGGCGATCTAGCTACAGGTTTCTTATTGAGCAAAGAAGCATTCATTACCGCAGAAGCAGCATTTTCCGATCCAACACTTTTTGCTTTGTTGTATTTCCCTGCAGatcaaaa ATATGCTGTATATACACCTTTGTTTTTGCCAACTATGGTACCAGTCTTGCTTTccttaaaaagtatttatcgttattattttgttcgaaaataa